A genomic window from Streptomyces brevispora includes:
- a CDS encoding IucA/IucC family protein — MPKYPVSHDSAESPALLNTPELNRAVWDRAAARMLAKMLGEFAYEEVIQPVSRSAGGDTYTLVLDDGGSLSFTAGRGVYGSWRVAPDSIREATTVETEAEALCAPPAEAPAAPGPDAHSAPGPDAHSAPGRSAERTDPRDRVPAGVPFRDPLLFLARARRLLGLDGATLGHLVRELTTTLTADARLDHSALAVAELADLDYAELEGHQTGHPWIVANKGRLGFSATDASRFTPEARKPVRLPWIAVSSRIAAYRGVPSLATAEQLYAQELDPEVRESFAAVLRGRGLDPDGYYCLPVHPWQWDEWIVPLFAPAIAAGDIVPLHADPDLRLPQQSIRTFANVERPDRHTVKLPLSILNTLVWRGLPTERTLAAPAVTSWVQGLRDSDPFLRDTCGVILLGEVASVTVEHPLYDHLPETPYQFKEILGAIWREPLLPRLAPGERARTLASLLLTDPHGRAFTAELVARSGLIPTAWLTRLFAAMLPPLLHFLYRYGTVFSPHGENAIVVFDGQDVPVRLAIKDFVDDVNVSARPLPEHDTMPPDVRRILLTEEPSFLTQFIHSGLFTGVFRFLSPLCEEQLGVPEAEFWSLVRAEILRHHARFPQLKDRFEMFDMLKPRIERLCLNRNRLHLDGYRDRPERPHAAIHGTVANPLHPSA; from the coding sequence GTGCCCAAATATCCCGTGAGCCATGACTCGGCGGAGTCGCCCGCGTTGCTCAACACTCCAGAACTGAACCGGGCGGTGTGGGACCGAGCCGCCGCCCGGATGCTTGCGAAGATGCTCGGCGAATTCGCCTACGAGGAAGTCATCCAGCCGGTTTCGCGGTCCGCCGGGGGCGATACGTACACCCTCGTGCTGGACGACGGCGGAAGCCTGAGCTTCACCGCAGGGCGCGGGGTGTACGGCAGCTGGCGTGTCGCCCCCGACTCGATCCGCGAGGCGACCACCGTCGAGACCGAGGCGGAGGCACTCTGCGCGCCCCCGGCCGAAGCACCCGCCGCGCCCGGGCCGGACGCGCACTCCGCACCTGGGCCGGACGCGCACTCCGCACCCGGCCGCTCTGCCGAGCGCACCGATCCGCGGGACCGCGTCCCCGCCGGTGTCCCCTTCCGCGACCCGCTGCTCTTCCTCGCCCGCGCCCGTCGTCTGCTCGGGCTCGACGGCGCCACCCTCGGTCACCTCGTGCGCGAGCTCACCACCACGCTCACCGCCGACGCCCGCCTCGACCACAGCGCGCTCGCCGTCGCCGAGCTGGCCGACCTCGACTACGCGGAACTCGAAGGACACCAGACCGGCCACCCCTGGATCGTCGCCAACAAAGGGCGGCTCGGATTCTCCGCCACCGACGCGTCCCGCTTCACCCCCGAGGCCCGCAAGCCGGTCAGGCTGCCGTGGATCGCGGTCTCCTCCCGGATCGCCGCCTACCGGGGCGTGCCCTCGCTCGCCACCGCCGAGCAGCTCTACGCCCAGGAGCTCGACCCCGAGGTCCGCGAGTCGTTCGCCGCCGTCCTGCGCGGCCGCGGCCTCGACCCCGACGGCTACTACTGTCTGCCCGTCCACCCCTGGCAGTGGGACGAATGGATCGTTCCCCTGTTCGCCCCGGCCATCGCCGCGGGCGACATCGTTCCCCTGCACGCCGACCCGGACCTGCGGCTGCCGCAGCAGTCCATCCGCACCTTCGCCAACGTGGAACGGCCCGACCGGCACACCGTCAAACTGCCGTTGTCGATCCTCAACACGCTGGTCTGGCGCGGACTCCCGACCGAGCGCACCCTCGCCGCCCCCGCCGTCACCAGCTGGGTCCAGGGGCTGCGCGACAGTGATCCCTTCCTGCGTGACACCTGCGGCGTCATCCTGCTCGGCGAGGTGGCATCGGTCACGGTCGAGCACCCGCTGTACGACCACCTCCCCGAGACGCCGTACCAGTTCAAGGAGATCCTCGGCGCGATCTGGCGCGAGCCCCTCCTCCCGCGTCTGGCGCCCGGCGAGCGGGCCCGAACCCTCGCCTCACTGCTGCTCACCGATCCGCACGGCCGCGCCTTCACCGCCGAGCTCGTCGCCCGCTCGGGACTGATCCCCACCGCGTGGCTGACCCGGCTCTTCGCCGCGATGCTCCCGCCGCTGCTGCACTTCCTCTACCGCTACGGCACCGTGTTCTCCCCGCACGGCGAGAACGCCATCGTCGTCTTCGACGGCCAGGACGTCCCCGTCCGCCTGGCGATCAAGGACTTCGTGGACGACGTGAACGTCAGCGCCCGCCCGCTGCCGGAGCACGACACCATGCCGCCGGACGTACGCCGCATCCTGCTCACCGAGGAACCCTCCTTCCTCACCCAGTTCATCCACTCCGGGCTCTTCACCGGAGTCTTCCGCTTTCTTTCCCCGCTCTGCGAGGAGCAGCTGGGCGTCCCGGAGGCCGAATTCTGGTCACTCGTCCGGGCGGAGATCCTGCGCCACCACGCCCGCTTTCCGCAGCTGAAGGACAGGTTCGAGATGTTCGACATGCTGAAGCCGCGCATCGAACGCCTCTGTCTGAACCGCAACCGCCTGCATCTGGACGGCTACCGCGACCGGCCGGAGCGACCGCACGCGGCCATCCACGGCACGGTGGCCAACCCGCTCCATCCCTCCGCGTGA